A segment of the Canis lupus baileyi chromosome 21, mCanLup2.hap1, whole genome shotgun sequence genome:
CTGCACCACCCTTGTGCCCAGGCCCCTGGCCGCCGGCAGAACCCCCGGGCGCCCCCTCAcgccgccccctccctgccagcTTCCACTGCCACGTCTTCCCGTTCgtggagcaggaggagggccgCCTCACAACCCTGCAGCAGCTGCGACAGCAGAGCCAGGAGCTGCAGGAGGTGGGCACCCTGGGGCTCGGGCGGGCTGGAcgccccgctgccccctccccccccactttcCTCACCACCTGCTCTGGCCGCAGGTCCTGGGGGAGACTGAGCGCTTCCTGACCCAGGTGCTGGGCCGGGTGCAGCGGCTGCTGCCACCCTGGCAAGTGCAGATCCGCAAGATGAAGGCCGTGTACCTGGCTCTCAACCAGTGCAGCGTGAGTGCCACGCACAAGTGCCTCATCGCTGAGGGCTGGTGCGCCACGCGCGACCTGCCCACGCTACAGCAGGTGCTGCAGGACAGCTCGGTGAGTGGGGCGAGGGGGGCTCCcgccctccccttccacccagTGGGTGCCGGCTCTCCCTGAGGGTCCAGGCCCAGCAAGCCTTCCCCCTCCTGGCATCCCAAAAGCACCCTGGAGGCTGGCCCAATGGGCACTGGCTCCAAGATCTTGGGCCACTGCAGGGAGCCTCAGGCTACTCATGTATGAAATGGGTGTAATGAGCCTGCAGGGGCCATTGTAGTGTGAACACACCATAGGCTGCTGGGACCCAGTAGGTGCTCACATGTGGCAGTGGGGCACCCTCTCCTGGGCCACACTTCTCTTTCCCAAGCACTTTCTGGTCCAGCTGATCTCGGACTCTCCCTAAATCAccatgggtgggggggcaggaggtcCTAtttcagagaggggaggggctaCTCCAGATCTCTGGGCACCTGCCCAGTGAGCCCCACCTCTCCCACTGGGTTTGGCTGGGGGTGTCAGAGGGTCCCTGAAGGCCCCCCCATCAGCCTCATCTTTTTGTCCATTGGGTGCTGCAGAGTGAGGCAGGCGTGAGCGCTGTGGTTCACCGCATCCCCTGCCGGGACATGCCCCCGACGCTTATCCGCACCAACCGCTTTACTGCCAGCTTCCAGGGCATCGTGGACGCCTACGGTGTGGGCCGCTATCAGGAGGTCAATCCTGGTGAGATCTGTGGAGCCCCCAGCCCGGGAGGGTGGCATCTCCATACCTGGCTTGTCCTGCCCTCGTGAGCCCACTCCCGTCAcgctggagggcaggggaagcAACGTGGAGGATTTGCATTTACTTCCAGCAACACCCCCCACAACCAGCAGTTAGGCTTACAAGGGATCCAGCATGAGGCTGTGTGCAAAGAACAGGCTTTGCAGTAGGAATGGCTTGGGTTTGAGGCCTGACTCTTTACCttgattcatttcttcatttctgagcctcggtttccacatctataaaacgGGAATCATAGTTTGGGCCTCAGAGCAGTGCTGGGAGGGTTGAGAGATTGCACATCCGATGTCCACGGGACCAAAGTCAGCCTGCTGAGGCTCCTCATTAGGCCTCACTGTGTAAGAAGTTTGAATCGGGTGCCGTCGGGTTCtcccagaagcagagcctgagttGGGGACTCTGGCGCAAGTGGCCAATTAAGAGAGGTGCTCCTGGGAGAAACCAGCCAGGGCTGATGGCAGGGGATGAGGCAGtaggcagggaggggtggggagctgggagctggcCAGGGGCTGCCAAGTACTGGCCCTGGGTGAACTCGTTGACAATAGCTCTACCGAGTCCTAGTACTGCTATCTCCcaatttacagatggggaaacagaagttcagagaggttgTGTCACTAGCCCgtggtcacacagccaggagggGGCAGGCTCTGGAATGCAGACACACagtctggcctccctgcctcgcCAACACCCCCTCCGAGTCTCCCGGGGTCCCAGAGCCTGGGCTCGGGGCCTCTGGGGCAGCTTGTGCAGATGCGCACGTTCACCCGGGGGTCCTGGCTGACCGCCTGCCCTCTGTGTGCAGCGCCCTATACCATCAtcaccttccccttcctctttgcCGTGATGTTTGGCGACGTGGGCCACGGGCTGCTCATGTTCCTCTTTGCCCTGGCCATGGTGCTCGCGGAGAACCAGCCGGCCGTGAAGACGGCGCAGAATGAGGTAAGGGCGGGTGAGGGGTCTGGGTGCGGCGGGGGGCCCGGGCCACCcctcacagccccctccccgcccgccgcccccagATCTGGCAGACTTTCTTCAGCGGCCGCTACCTGCTGCTGCTCATGGGCCTGTTCTCCATCTACACCGGCTTCATCTACAACGAGTGCTTCAGCCGCGCCACGACCATCTTCTCCTCGGGCTGGAGCGTGGCAGCCATGGCCACCCAGTCGGACTGGAGGTGAGGCCCGGCCGCAGCCCCGTGGCCCCCCTGGCCCCGCAGCCCCTGACCACCTGCCCCTGTTGCCACAGTGACATGTTCTTGGCGGAGCACCCACTTCTCACCCTGGACCCCAATGTCACCGGTGTCTTCCTGGGACCCTACCCCTTCGGCATTGACCCCGTGAGTCCTGGCCGCTTGCCACGCGGGTGCAGGCGGCGGGAGGGCCGGGTGGGTGCCAGCACTAACCCTGACCCGACCTTGACCTGGCCATGACACCTCCCGCGCGCCCCTCCCGAGGGCCTGGCCTGGCACTGGGGGCAAGAGGTGCGGGGCTCCAGGAGGACGAGGGGCCCGCCCTGTGGGGCCCACACAGCAGCCACCtcagggaagagagaagcatGTGGGAGCAAGGCCAGAGCTGGCTTGCTCGCAGCCTGCTGCCCAGGCGCCATTCCGTACTCTCCGTGTGACAGGATATTGCATGTAGTTCTCATGACAGTCCCCGGATGTGAGCATTAGCGTTGCTCTTGTCTCACAGACAAGGACACAGAGATACAGGAGAGACCAGGCATGTGACGTTGCCTGGCTGGGAAGAGCTGGGGTCTGGACCCCAGTTGCCCAGCCTGTCTGTCCAGCCCATTGTTCCCTTCTGCTGCCCTGCAGTGGGCAGGTGGGTGGCAGATGCCAATGAGGCCCCACAGGGACAGGCAGGCAGGCTGCCCAGGGTGATACCCCTCCCTCTTGCCACCCCAGGTCTGGAGCCTGGCTGTCAACCACCTCAGCTTCCTCAACTCCTTCAAGATGAAGATGTCCGTCATCCTTGGGGTCACCCACATGACCTTTGGGGTGGTCCTGGGAGTCTTCAACCACATGTGAGGGCCTGAGttctggtgggggcagggggcactggggcaggcagggccagGGTGGCCCGGTGGGTGACCAAGTACCCCCGGCCTTCTGCCATCACAGACACTTTGGCCAGTGGCACCGGCTGCTCCTAGAGACCCTACCGGAGCTGGTCTTCCTGCTGGGGCTGTTCGGCTACCTTGTCTTCCTGGTCATCTACAAGTGGCTGTGCATCTCAGCTGCCAGCGCTGCCTCAGCCCCCAGCATCCTCATCCACTTCATCAACATGTTCCTCTTCTCCCGCAGCCCCACCAACAGGCTGCTCTTCCCTGGGCAGGTACTGCCCCGCCAGACCCCTTCAGGGGGCCTCGTGATCACTGGGCCACTCTGAGCTGCAGGGTCCTCCTCTGAGAAAACGGGGATGCAGGCCTGAGGCTGTGAGCCAGGGAGGTCAGGGGACCGTGTGAAACTCCCCTAGGGAATCTCCCCCCCAGGATTCCTAATAGCACAatgtccctgctcagtgaggggccCTGGGGGAGGAGTGGGCGGcaggctccctgggctcccaagAGTCATGAGGCTCGAAGAGGGCACCCTGACTCaagctccccccgccccgcaggaAGTGGTGCAGTCTGTGCTGGTGGTCCTGGCCCTGGCCATGGTGCCCGTCCTGCTGCTTGGCACACCCTTGTTCCTGCACTGGCAGCACCGCCGCCGTTCGCGGAGGCCCACTGGCCGGCAACCGGTagaagctggagggagggggcatgTGGCATGAGGGCTGCCGGGAGGCTTGACCCCAGCCTCGCTGCCTCGCGGTCTCCTGGGTGGTGGAGGCCTGCTGATGtcacctgccctccacccccaggatGAGGACAAGTCCAGGATTCTAGACTCCTCCGACACATCTGTGGCTGGCTGGGGCTCTGATGAAGAGAAAGCAGGGTGCCCAGGGAACTCAGAGGAGGCCGAGGTGGGTGTGGTCTTCCAGAGTATGTGTGGGGGATGGCGGCTGCCAGACTGACTTGCCCCTCACTGCCTCCCATCCCCCAGTTTGTCCTGTCCGAGGTGCTCATGCACCAGGCCATCCACACCATTGAGTTCTGCCTGGGATGCATCTCCAACACGGCCTCTTACCTGCGCCTCTGGGCTCTGAGCCTGGCCCATGCTCGTGAGTGACCTGGCCACAGGGGGTTGGCTGGCCGCGGGGGCAGCTGCTGGCTGGGGGGCCTGGGCGGGTCACTTCTCCAGGCTTCAGAATCCCGTAGCCTGAGGATGTGGGGAGGTCCTCCACCAGGAAGGGGGCGCTTCCGGCTGCCACAGGGGCTGGGTGGGCACCCCTCGGCCCTGGCCTCCACTGCTGCCTCCCCGACCCCCAGAGCTGTCAGAGGTCCTGTGGGCCATGGTCATGCGTAGCGGCCTGCGCATGGGCCGTGAATGGGGTGTGGCGCCTGTGGTGCTGGTTCCTGTCTTTGCTGCCTTCGCCGTGTTGACCGTGGCCATCCTGCTGGTGATGGAGGGGCTCTCAGCCTTCCTGCACGCACTGCGGCTACACTGGTGAGCAGCCCGCCTGGCTGGCCCCGGGAAGCACAAGGGGGCAGGAGCGGGGGCCTCCCCTCACGAGCTCTTCCCTTCTCACCCCCAGGGTGGAGTTCCAGAACAAGTTCTACTCAGGCAGTGGCTACAAGCTAAGCCCCTTCACCTTCACTGCAGAGGAAGAGTAGTGCCCATCTGTGGCCACGCTCAGGTCTCTGCCTTTACCTACAGAGACAAGAAATAAAGATGGCTTTAGAACTGTCCTGGTCCCATCTGCAATGCCACgggctggggaggctgggtgTGGTGGGGCCTAGGCTCTGGGCATGGCTGGTCCCACCCCAGGGCTCCTGATATCATGGACTCCGTGCCTGGCTATATATTATGCCCATCGTCCTCATGCTCACCTATGCAGCTGGGCTTGGTGTCAGGTGTAATGGAGTGGGAAGCCCTGGTCTAGGACCTGGGGTCTTGAGAATTTGGGGAGAGGCCTCATGAGCACATCTGCAGCAATTCCAGAGTCTTGGCGTGAAAAGGGGCAGAACTAGGACCAAGGAAGGATGTTTCCAGCACATTCTAGCTCAATATGAGTGTCTGCCAGGCTGAGCCAGGGATGTGAGTGAGCTCCCGATATCCTTGGGGATG
Coding sequences within it:
- the TCIRG1 gene encoding V-type proton ATPase 116 kDa subunit a 3; translation: MGSMFRSEEVALVQLFLPTSAAYTCMSQLGELGLVEFRDLNASVSAFQRRFVGDVRRCEELEKTFMFLQEEVRRAGLVLPPPEGRLLAPPPRDLLRIQEETDRLAQELRDVRGNQQSLRAQLHQLQLHSAVLGQGHSLPLAATHADGLSERSPLLQPPGGPHQDLRVNFVAGAVEPSKAAALERLLWRACRGFLIASFRETEQQLEDPVTGEPATWMTFLISYWGERIGQKIHKITDCFHCHVFPFVEQEEGRLTTLQQLRQQSQELQEVLGETERFLTQVLGRVQRLLPPWQVQIRKMKAVYLALNQCSVSATHKCLIAEGWCATRDLPTLQQVLQDSSSEAGVSAVVHRIPCRDMPPTLIRTNRFTASFQGIVDAYGVGRYQEVNPAPYTIITFPFLFAVMFGDVGHGLLMFLFALAMVLAENQPAVKTAQNEIWQTFFSGRYLLLLMGLFSIYTGFIYNECFSRATTIFSSGWSVAAMATQSDWSDMFLAEHPLLTLDPNVTGVFLGPYPFGIDPVWSLAVNHLSFLNSFKMKMSVILGVTHMTFGVVLGVFNHIHFGQWHRLLLETLPELVFLLGLFGYLVFLVIYKWLCISAASAASAPSILIHFINMFLFSRSPTNRLLFPGQEVVQSVLVVLALAMVPVLLLGTPLFLHWQHRRRSRRPTGRQPDEDKSRILDSSDTSVAGWGSDEEKAGCPGNSEEAEFVLSEVLMHQAIHTIEFCLGCISNTASYLRLWALSLAHAQLSEVLWAMVMRSGLRMGREWGVAPVVLVPVFAAFAVLTVAILLVMEGLSAFLHALRLHWVEFQNKFYSGSGYKLSPFTFTAEEE